The following are from one region of the Phycisphaerales bacterium genome:
- the mnmG gene encoding tRNA uridine-5-carboxymethylaminomethyl(34) synthesis enzyme MnmG → MTTPSKSLGYQVIVIGGGHAGAEAAWAAANLLGGNRTVALVTLRVDTIGAMSCNPAIGGLAKGQLVNEIDALGGLMGLAADATGINFALLNRSRGPAVRGPRTQSDKLAYPRAVRAMLDARSEIEIIEAAVESFVLEGDRVVGVRLGPGTGENRAFPSELRAGAVVLTTGTFMRGLMHTGEEKSSGGRYGEAPSVGISAELSRLGFELGRLRTGTPPRLKKSTIEWDRLEEQPPDETPEPFSALTPLPGQPGGWMVGAVAAPQFPVLTPTPCKKTSTAPEAHEFVRQNLHRAPMFRGDLAPGPRYCPSIEDKVHRFAERTSHTVFLEPESLESDWVYCNGIATSLPADVQEVVVRTMPGCQDAHVYRWGYAVEYDMVRPHQIEATGRTKRYEGLFLAGQINGTSGYEEAAAQGLVAGVNAALLATNREPNFVLGREEAYIGVLMDDLVTRTPVEPYRMFTSRAEHRLLLRSDNAVERLTPKAIELGLLATTDVGRQRAGAYRARTDEVDALRTAVAAARVEGHPMAHALRWPQYNDAQFERDVAAQAGRSFDPRVLRMVAAEHRYEPYIQRQASEVKRQREMERRRIPTHVDYTAMTSLRTEARQSLDRFRPATFGQASRLEGVTPADLTLLAVLVARQA, encoded by the coding sequence ATGACGACGCCGTCGAAGAGCCTTGGGTATCAGGTCATCGTGATCGGCGGTGGACACGCCGGCGCTGAAGCCGCGTGGGCCGCCGCCAATTTGCTTGGTGGCAACCGAACGGTGGCCCTGGTGACACTGCGCGTAGACACCATCGGGGCTATGAGCTGCAACCCGGCCATCGGCGGGCTGGCCAAGGGGCAACTGGTCAACGAGATAGATGCCCTTGGCGGGCTCATGGGCCTGGCCGCCGACGCCACGGGCATCAACTTCGCCCTGCTCAATCGCAGCCGCGGGCCGGCCGTGCGAGGCCCGCGTACCCAGAGCGACAAGCTGGCCTACCCGCGGGCCGTCCGTGCCATGCTGGACGCCCGCTCGGAAATCGAGATCATCGAGGCCGCCGTCGAGAGCTTCGTCTTGGAGGGCGATCGGGTGGTGGGGGTCCGGCTAGGGCCCGGGACGGGCGAGAACCGTGCGTTCCCGAGCGAGCTTCGGGCCGGCGCCGTGGTGCTCACGACGGGCACGTTCATGCGCGGACTCATGCACACGGGCGAGGAAAAGTCTTCCGGTGGACGCTACGGCGAAGCGCCGTCCGTTGGCATCTCCGCTGAACTCTCCAGGCTTGGCTTCGAACTTGGCCGCTTGCGCACCGGCACGCCGCCGCGGCTAAAGAAATCGACGATCGAGTGGGACCGCTTGGAAGAGCAGCCGCCCGATGAGACGCCCGAGCCCTTCAGTGCCTTAACCCCTCTGCCCGGGCAACCTGGCGGCTGGATGGTCGGAGCAGTGGCTGCGCCGCAATTCCCGGTGCTGACGCCCACGCCCTGCAAGAAGACCAGCACCGCGCCGGAGGCACACGAGTTCGTGCGGCAGAACCTGCACCGGGCGCCGATGTTCCGGGGCGACCTGGCGCCCGGCCCACGCTATTGCCCGAGCATCGAAGACAAGGTGCATCGCTTCGCCGAGCGGACGTCGCACACGGTGTTCCTGGAGCCCGAAAGCCTCGAGAGCGACTGGGTCTATTGCAACGGCATCGCCACCAGCCTGCCGGCCGACGTGCAGGAGGTGGTCGTTCGCACCATGCCCGGCTGCCAGGACGCGCACGTCTATCGCTGGGGCTACGCCGTCGAATACGACATGGTCCGTCCGCACCAGATCGAGGCGACGGGGCGAACGAAACGCTACGAGGGCTTGTTTCTGGCCGGGCAGATCAACGGCACCAGCGGCTACGAAGAGGCGGCGGCACAGGGCTTGGTTGCGGGCGTCAATGCGGCATTGCTGGCAACGAATCGTGAGCCAAACTTCGTGCTCGGCCGCGAGGAGGCGTACATCGGCGTGCTGATGGACGACCTGGTGACACGCACGCCCGTGGAGCCCTACCGCATGTTCACCAGCCGGGCCGAGCATCGCCTGCTGCTGCGCAGCGATAACGCCGTGGAGCGGCTGACTCCCAAGGCGATCGAACTCGGGCTGCTGGCGACCACGGACGTCGGCCGGCAACGGGCCGGAGCGTACCGAGCCCGCACGGACGAGGTGGACGCACTGCGAACCGCCGTGGCCGCCGCACGCGTCGAGGGGCATCCCATGGCCCACGCCTTGCGTTGGCCGCAATACAACGATGCGCAATTCGAACGAGACGTCGCCGCTCAGGCCGGTCGATCATTCGATCCGCGTGTGCTCAGGATGGTCGCCGCCGAGCATCGCTACGAGCCGTACATCCAGCGGCAGGCGAGCGAGGTGAAGAGGCAGCGCGAGATGGAGCGCCGGCGGATCCCCACGCACGTGGACTATACCGCCATGACCAGCCTGCGCACCGAGGCCCGCCAGTCGCTGGATCGCTTCCGACCGGCGACATTCGGCCAGGCCTCCAGGCTCGAGGGCGTCACGCCCGCCGACCTGACGTTGCTGGCCGTGCTCGTTGCACGCCAGGCCTGA
- the rpsB gene encoding 30S ribosomal protein S2 — protein sequence MAENHENTLVKDLIEAGIHFGQRSSAWNPKMNRYIYDRRNGLHIIDIKETVKGLLLAKRFLAKTVSEGKDVCFVGTKRQAKDILEERAKDVGMHCVTERWLGGMLTNFRTIRTRLKRLEELEAIEQEDNFASYSKKMESQLRREMTKIRRNLDGVRGMDKLPGALMIIDVKREMTAIREARKLGIPTIALIDTDGDPDVVDIPIPGNDDSMRSIDVIIRELCKAVAEGKQGRSVSEAASDKDESGAEQPRRRSRRAQYSADAPAPAPEGEADQPAATATEN from the coding sequence ATGGCCGAAAATCACGAAAACACCCTGGTCAAGGATCTCATCGAAGCGGGCATCCACTTCGGCCAGCGCTCCAGCGCGTGGAACCCGAAGATGAACCGCTACATCTACGACCGGCGCAACGGCCTGCACATCATCGACATCAAGGAAACCGTCAAGGGCCTGCTGCTGGCCAAGCGGTTCCTGGCCAAGACGGTGTCCGAGGGCAAGGACGTGTGCTTCGTAGGCACCAAGCGTCAGGCCAAGGACATCCTCGAAGAGCGGGCCAAGGACGTGGGCATGCACTGCGTCACCGAGCGCTGGCTCGGCGGCATGCTGACCAACTTCCGCACCATCCGCACGCGGCTCAAGCGGCTCGAAGAACTCGAGGCCATCGAGCAGGAGGATAACTTCGCCAGCTACTCCAAGAAGATGGAGAGCCAGCTCCGCCGCGAGATGACCAAGATCCGCCGCAACCTCGACGGCGTGCGCGGCATGGATAAGTTGCCCGGCGCCCTGATGATTATCGACGTGAAGCGCGAGATGACCGCGATCCGCGAGGCACGCAAGCTTGGCATCCCCACCATCGCCCTCATTGACACCGATGGCGACCCGGACGTGGTGGACATTCCCATCCCCGGCAACGACGACAGCATGCGGTCGATCGACGTGATCATCCGCGAACTGTGCAAGGCCGTAGCCGAGGGCAAGCAGGGCCGCAGCGTGAGCGAGGCCGCCAGCGACAAGGACGAGAGCGGCGCCGAGCAGCCCCGCCGCCGCAGCCGCCGTGCTCAGTACTCGGCCGACGCGCCTGCTCCCGCGCCCGAGGGCGAGGCCGATCAGCCCGCCGCGACCGCCACCGAGAACTGA
- a CDS encoding ATP-binding protein, translating into MLIEADHAAQAQGIASSLVEGNGGSMELLVAALDVMPAEVALLDNTGRIMAVNRAWREFARLNGLESDDACIGSNYLEACDQADGEAAAEASAVASGLRSVLAGQQTATYVEYPCDSPEEQRWFQVRATGFAWNGTRYAVVAHESLTESKRAEQQHRQQLDEMAHQWQKNSLGELASGIAHELNQPLGAITNYMNGCLRRLEAGTIDREQLIKTVRGCAELAEFAGGIIKRMRGFATHSTLQYQPMSLNEAVGQAMRFYKASPESGRVRLRVELADDLPDVRADEVQIQQVALNLLRNARDAVIGSAGASPATVRVRTFMDEQGMVCLSVSDNGKGLPDGCESRLFEPFFSTKSKGMGLGLSISKTIAEVHGGRLSACNAPGGGAVFELHLPALQRAGGLRSEHATHSSDSVAPNPTQTKSQGGAA; encoded by the coding sequence GTGCTCATCGAGGCAGATCACGCGGCACAAGCCCAAGGCATCGCGTCTTCCCTGGTTGAGGGGAACGGTGGCTCGATGGAACTCCTGGTCGCGGCTCTGGACGTGATGCCCGCAGAGGTAGCATTGCTCGACAACACCGGCCGAATCATGGCGGTGAATCGTGCCTGGCGGGAATTTGCTCGGCTGAACGGATTGGAATCCGACGACGCCTGTATTGGCTCGAACTACCTCGAGGCGTGCGATCAGGCGGACGGCGAAGCCGCGGCGGAAGCCAGTGCGGTTGCATCCGGCCTTCGATCGGTGCTGGCCGGCCAGCAGACGGCCACCTATGTCGAGTATCCATGCGACAGCCCCGAGGAGCAGCGGTGGTTCCAGGTTCGTGCCACCGGTTTTGCCTGGAACGGAACCCGGTATGCGGTGGTGGCGCACGAGTCATTGACCGAATCCAAGCGAGCCGAGCAGCAGCACCGTCAGCAACTCGATGAGATGGCCCATCAGTGGCAGAAGAATTCGCTGGGCGAATTGGCCAGCGGAATCGCCCACGAACTGAACCAGCCCCTGGGCGCCATCACCAACTACATGAATGGCTGCCTGCGCCGACTCGAAGCCGGCACCATCGACCGAGAGCAACTCATCAAGACGGTGCGTGGCTGCGCCGAGCTTGCGGAGTTTGCTGGTGGCATTATTAAGCGGATGCGTGGGTTTGCGACCCATTCGACCTTGCAGTATCAGCCCATGTCGCTGAACGAAGCCGTCGGACAGGCCATGCGCTTCTATAAGGCCAGTCCGGAGAGCGGGCGAGTTCGACTGCGGGTGGAACTGGCGGACGATCTGCCAGACGTCCGAGCCGACGAGGTGCAGATCCAGCAGGTAGCCCTGAATCTGCTGCGCAATGCACGCGACGCGGTCATCGGGTCGGCCGGAGCTTCACCCGCGACGGTCAGGGTGCGGACGTTCATGGACGAGCAAGGGATGGTGTGCCTGTCGGTCAGCGACAATGGCAAGGGCCTGCCCGATGGCTGCGAGAGCCGCTTGTTCGAACCATTCTTTTCGACCAAGAGCAAGGGGATGGGCCTGGGCCTGTCCATCAGCAAGACCATCGCCGAAGTGCATGGCGGGCGTCTGAGTGCCTGCAATGCACCCGGCGGAGGAGCCGTGTTCGAACTCCATCTTCCCGCCCTGCAACGTGCAGGCGGCTTGCGGAGCGAGCACGCGACCCATTCGAGCGACTCGGTCGCTCCCAATCCAACCCAAACCAAGAGCCAAGGAGGCGCCGCATGA
- a CDS encoding GC-type dockerin domain-anchored protein gives MPMQFRRAASLAAAAGLVFAATANAQGTCRADLDGDGDLTVFDFLEFQNLFDAGDLRADFDGNGRLDIFDFLEFQNEFAMGCPSGDIISAELASEDLNEFPHADYVRAFQGGRSFWVSIDPGVTTPPTGTVDIYIVADKTAAEWDSDPTLTDARGFAQPGTFSGGASTADNQVEMGGVSFLNDDAGEDLGVPYDVVIDVNRNGMLDAGDIIDGLDDAGMWLFKDLTTLGPAARTRVETYTATFPGIPSGRNQQRLTYPSDIASRDNVPVVIIAHGNGQDYRWYDYMHDHFASHGWVVMSHQNDTVPGIETASETILRHTDYFWGNLSTIAGGVLNGRLDKSQTSWIGHSRGGEGVARAWNKIETGIYSPVNYSLSDINLVSSIAPTDFLLTSRSNPGGSNHHHIAGSGDGDVNGGPTTPVVQYFAIYERANTEEGDNQRTNTYVLGADHNDFNCCGFNDYTGPAALQIGRAEAQQVAKIAWLVLIQNAVRGNEVAMEFVQREKESTQPLGVRSSTNVVNEYKAAFDLSQKTIIDDFQSQPSTTIASSGATVSFNVTNFVEGRLDDNNTSFTWLTSDPMNGMTRADNGGDQTSGIVFDYSIDRFLQWDLLGVPLYSDWTQYSTLSFRACQGTRHPDTIAITANQTFTVTVIDGDGNSSSINIGAYGNAGLNEPFPRTGAGTGTGWANEFETYRINIQDFLRDGRTLDLSNIDQVRFEFGPSFGTNRGRIGFDDLELLR, from the coding sequence ATGCCGATGCAATTCCGTCGCGCGGCCTCATTGGCCGCCGCGGCTGGCTTGGTCTTCGCCGCCACGGCGAACGCCCAGGGCACCTGCCGCGCAGACCTTGACGGGGACGGCGACCTGACGGTCTTCGACTTCCTTGAGTTCCAGAACCTGTTCGATGCGGGCGACCTGCGTGCCGACTTCGATGGCAACGGTCGTCTGGACATCTTCGACTTCCTGGAGTTCCAGAACGAGTTCGCCATGGGCTGCCCCTCGGGCGACATCATCTCGGCCGAACTGGCCTCGGAAGACCTCAACGAATTCCCCCACGCCGACTATGTGAGGGCGTTCCAGGGCGGCCGTTCGTTCTGGGTGTCGATCGACCCGGGCGTGACCACCCCGCCCACGGGCACGGTGGACATCTACATCGTGGCCGACAAGACGGCTGCCGAATGGGACAGCGACCCCACCCTGACCGACGCTCGCGGGTTCGCCCAGCCGGGCACGTTCAGCGGTGGCGCCTCCACGGCGGACAACCAGGTCGAGATGGGCGGCGTGAGCTTCCTGAACGATGATGCCGGTGAAGATCTCGGCGTGCCCTATGACGTCGTGATCGACGTCAACCGCAACGGCATGCTCGATGCTGGCGACATCATCGACGGCCTTGACGATGCCGGCATGTGGCTGTTCAAGGACCTGACCACGCTCGGCCCGGCTGCCCGTACTCGCGTTGAGACCTACACGGCGACCTTCCCGGGCATCCCGTCTGGTCGCAACCAGCAGCGTTTGACCTACCCCAGCGACATCGCCAGCCGCGACAACGTGCCGGTGGTCATCATCGCCCACGGCAACGGCCAGGACTACCGCTGGTACGACTACATGCACGATCACTTCGCCAGCCACGGCTGGGTCGTGATGAGCCACCAGAACGACACCGTTCCGGGTATCGAGACGGCCAGCGAGACGATCCTGCGCCACACCGATTACTTCTGGGGCAACCTGTCGACGATCGCTGGCGGCGTGCTGAACGGTCGCCTGGACAAGAGCCAGACCTCGTGGATCGGCCACAGCCGTGGCGGCGAGGGCGTCGCTCGAGCATGGAACAAGATCGAGACGGGCATCTACAGCCCGGTCAACTATTCGCTCAGCGACATTAATCTGGTGTCGAGCATCGCACCGACGGACTTCCTGCTGACCAGCAGGTCGAACCCCGGTGGCTCGAACCACCACCACATCGCCGGCTCGGGCGATGGCGACGTGAACGGCGGCCCGACGACTCCGGTCGTCCAGTACTTCGCCATCTACGAGCGCGCCAACACCGAAGAAGGCGACAACCAGCGCACCAACACCTACGTGCTGGGCGCCGACCACAACGACTTCAACTGCTGTGGCTTCAACGATTACACGGGTCCGGCCGCCCTTCAGATCGGCCGCGCCGAGGCTCAGCAAGTGGCAAAGATCGCCTGGCTGGTGCTGATCCAGAACGCCGTCCGTGGCAACGAGGTTGCCATGGAGTTTGTGCAGCGCGAGAAGGAGAGCACGCAGCCCCTGGGCGTGCGCAGCTCGACCAACGTCGTGAACGAGTACAAGGCCGCGTTCGACCTGTCGCAGAAGACCATCATCGATGACTTCCAGTCGCAGCCGTCGACGACGATCGCCAGCTCGGGCGCCACGGTGAGCTTCAACGTCACCAACTTCGTGGAAGGGCGCCTGGACGACAACAACACGTCGTTCACCTGGCTGACCAGCGACCCGATGAACGGCATGACGCGCGCCGACAACGGCGGCGATCAGACCAGCGGCATCGTGTTCGACTACAGCATCGATCGCTTCCTGCAGTGGGACCTGCTGGGCGTGCCGCTGTACAGCGACTGGACGCAGTACAGCACGCTGAGCTTCCGCGCCTGCCAGGGCACGCGTCACCCCGACACCATCGCGATTACCGCGAACCAGACGTTCACGGTGACCGTCATCGATGGCGACGGCAACTCCAGCTCGATCAACATCGGGGCCTACGGCAACGCTGGCCTGAACGAGCCCTTCCCCCGCACCGGCGCCGGTACGGGAACGGGCTGGGCCAACGAGTTCGAGACGTATCGCATCAACATCCAGGACTTCCTGCGTGACGGGCGGACGCTCGACCTCAGCAACATCGACCAAGTCCGGTTCGAGTTTGGGCCGTCCTTCGGCACCAACCGCGGCCGCATCGGGTTCGATGACCTCGAGCTGCTCCGTTAA
- a CDS encoding response regulator transcription factor → MSQVQTEDSPITKSATVFVVDDDPSMRDSLRWLIESVGLNVEPFANADAFLEEFTGDVPGCLVLDVRMPGTSGMELLDMLKGRGVKLPIIMISGHGDVPMAVQALKRGAIDFLEKPFRDQELLEQISRAIEVDEERRQKAASVAGIRGRLEKLTPREREVMELVVDGYANKQVAAKLGLSEKTIEVHRSRVMSKMRAKTLPCLVKMAVAVGVAEATDCAEQDTSTV, encoded by the coding sequence ATGAGCCAGGTTCAGACCGAAGACAGTCCTATCACCAAATCGGCCACGGTGTTCGTGGTTGATGATGATCCCTCGATGCGCGATTCGCTTCGCTGGCTGATCGAATCGGTCGGCCTCAACGTCGAGCCGTTCGCCAACGCCGACGCGTTCCTCGAGGAGTTCACCGGCGACGTGCCCGGCTGCCTCGTGCTCGACGTGCGCATGCCCGGCACCAGCGGCATGGAACTGCTGGACATGCTCAAGGGGCGCGGGGTCAAGCTCCCGATCATCATGATCAGCGGTCACGGCGATGTTCCCATGGCCGTCCAGGCGCTCAAGCGGGGTGCCATCGACTTCCTCGAGAAGCCCTTCCGCGACCAGGAACTGCTCGAGCAGATCTCGCGCGCGATCGAAGTGGACGAGGAGCGTCGCCAGAAGGCCGCCAGCGTGGCTGGCATCCGCGGCCGGCTCGAGAAGCTCACCCCCCGCGAGCGTGAGGTCATGGAGTTGGTCGTCGACGGCTACGCCAACAAGCAGGTGGCCGCCAAGCTGGGCCTGAGCGAGAAGACCATCGAAGTCCATCGCTCGCGCGTCATGAGCAAGATGCGGGCCAAGACCCTGCCTTGCCTGGTCAAGATGGCCGTCGCCGTGGGCGTGGCCGAGGCGACCGACTGCGCCGAGCAGGACACCAGCACGGTCTGA
- a CDS encoding VWA domain-containing protein, which produces MRQFAFDNAWWLLAAVAAIPLGLIALAAFRTMTRLRRGTAAITRVILFSLLAVALAGISGVRENDRMAVVVAVDVSGSVLRYGLAEDLPGQSPVLRARAFVEASSEARTREDVLGVLAFAERPVPVVSPTAGPVSDRALPELGEQGTDIAGALNAAAAMIPTDAAGRIVLISDGNETAGDALEAAERLARARAVGEGARGGLPIDVLPIEYRVEREVVVEFVDAPPRAARRSVAPVRVGLNATAPAAGTLRLLMNGQDTGQQRRVLLDEGRSVEVFQVPLPEGRIHRFEAVFEPESRGGLVADTSLANNTGRAFTISPGEGAVLLIRGDGIAQGQTLADTLNRLGLTVESRSPAGVPTDLVAFEAYDLVLLVGVGADEIPVDAQDTLATFVTELGGGLIMIGGQRSFGSGGWRGSSVEALLPVHLDLPQRVQTPEVAIAIVLDNSGSMRRSVLGSARSQQKIANEAASLAVLNLHDTDQVAVISFNNATNLVVPIGPNTNPRDTAARIRGIPSGGGTRVGPALRLAAEQVASVDAKSRHIIVLTDGLSTDAQVLPGLASQIHARDITISTIAVGDAADTETMKQVADAADGTFYNVINPNVLPQVFLSEVQVTRSPLVREGQITPVVLPSPSPATAGLDTPPMLEGINLTRAKDEPTITLAMVTRQGEPLLAHWNAGLGQVAAFTSDTDRWANQWVTWSGYERFWGQLVRAMSRNTEDAGLAMSVSPDSGRLAVEVEAYDEDGVPIDGIAAQATIYDPEGRASEVSLAQVGPGAYEATVPTGGPGSYVVVVRPTRGNNPLPPMLAGVPISGGREYRSLATDTPLLRAIAEATGGRVLSFSDAQRVFDRADVSPSESRSPLWRIALGWAMVVLVLDIGTRRVAWDRLLSSAFGADWLRATATLRSQGRAAGQSIGALRTQTGAKANDRLRRTRPSDVDVSATEADAQRSAHEAQQRILRARAERTAASASETPPPAGARPSKVDQPAKPAKAESDEPSESGLLAAKRRARERFEGD; this is translated from the coding sequence GTGAGGCAGTTCGCGTTCGACAACGCATGGTGGTTGCTCGCTGCTGTTGCGGCCATTCCCCTGGGCTTGATTGCGTTGGCGGCCTTTCGGACGATGACGCGGTTGCGGCGGGGAACGGCTGCAATCACTCGGGTCATCTTGTTCTCGTTGCTTGCCGTGGCGCTGGCCGGTATCAGCGGCGTCCGAGAGAACGATCGGATGGCCGTCGTCGTGGCCGTCGACGTGTCGGGCTCGGTGCTTCGCTACGGCCTGGCCGAAGACCTGCCCGGCCAGTCGCCCGTGCTTCGCGCCAGGGCTTTTGTCGAGGCATCCAGTGAGGCCCGCACACGCGAAGACGTGCTGGGCGTTCTGGCGTTCGCCGAGAGACCGGTGCCGGTCGTGTCACCAACGGCTGGCCCGGTGTCCGATCGGGCGTTGCCGGAACTTGGCGAACAAGGCACGGACATCGCCGGTGCGCTCAATGCCGCCGCGGCGATGATCCCCACCGATGCCGCCGGGCGAATCGTGCTCATCTCGGACGGGAACGAGACTGCCGGCGATGCGTTAGAGGCGGCGGAGCGACTCGCCCGAGCTCGAGCCGTGGGCGAAGGCGCACGGGGCGGCCTGCCCATCGATGTCCTGCCCATCGAATACCGCGTGGAGCGTGAGGTTGTCGTCGAGTTCGTCGACGCGCCGCCCCGGGCCGCGCGACGCAGCGTGGCGCCCGTGCGTGTGGGCTTGAACGCGACGGCGCCAGCAGCTGGCACCCTGCGGCTCTTGATGAACGGGCAAGATACCGGCCAGCAACGGCGTGTCTTGCTGGACGAAGGCCGGAGCGTCGAGGTCTTTCAGGTTCCCTTGCCCGAGGGGCGGATCCATCGCTTCGAAGCCGTGTTCGAACCCGAAAGCCGTGGCGGACTGGTGGCCGATACGTCGCTTGCGAACAACACGGGCAGGGCGTTCACGATTTCACCGGGCGAAGGTGCTGTGCTGCTCATCCGGGGCGACGGAATCGCCCAGGGCCAGACGTTGGCCGACACACTGAATCGCCTGGGCCTCACGGTAGAGAGCCGATCTCCCGCGGGCGTGCCGACCGATCTGGTCGCGTTCGAGGCCTACGACCTCGTCCTTCTCGTCGGCGTCGGGGCCGATGAGATTCCCGTCGATGCGCAGGACACCCTCGCAACGTTCGTGACCGAACTCGGCGGCGGCCTGATCATGATCGGCGGTCAGCGATCGTTTGGCTCGGGCGGCTGGCGAGGTTCGTCCGTCGAGGCCCTGCTCCCCGTGCACCTGGACCTGCCCCAGCGAGTCCAGACGCCCGAGGTGGCCATCGCCATCGTCTTGGACAACTCCGGCAGCATGCGGCGCAGCGTGCTGGGCTCGGCTCGATCACAGCAGAAGATCGCCAACGAGGCAGCGTCCCTGGCCGTCTTGAATCTGCACGATACCGATCAGGTCGCGGTAATTTCCTTCAACAACGCAACCAACCTTGTCGTGCCCATCGGGCCGAACACCAATCCTCGAGACACCGCGGCGAGGATCCGCGGGATTCCGTCTGGTGGCGGCACACGCGTCGGCCCGGCATTGCGATTGGCGGCCGAGCAGGTGGCCAGCGTCGATGCGAAGAGCCGGCACATCATCGTGCTCACCGACGGGCTTTCGACCGATGCCCAGGTCTTGCCGGGGCTCGCCTCGCAGATCCATGCTCGCGACATCACGATCAGCACGATCGCGGTGGGCGATGCGGCCGACACCGAAACGATGAAGCAGGTGGCTGATGCCGCCGACGGCACGTTCTACAACGTCATCAATCCGAACGTGCTGCCGCAGGTGTTCCTTAGTGAGGTGCAGGTCACCCGCTCGCCGCTCGTCCGCGAAGGGCAGATCACGCCGGTGGTGCTGCCATCGCCATCGCCCGCAACCGCCGGGCTCGACACGCCGCCGATGCTCGAGGGCATCAACCTGACCCGTGCAAAGGACGAGCCGACTATCACGCTGGCTATGGTCACCCGGCAGGGCGAGCCGTTGCTTGCGCATTGGAACGCTGGCCTCGGTCAGGTAGCTGCCTTTACGTCGGATACGGATCGGTGGGCGAACCAATGGGTGACTTGGTCGGGCTACGAGCGATTCTGGGGCCAACTCGTGCGTGCCATGAGCCGCAACACCGAGGATGCAGGCTTGGCCATGAGCGTGAGTCCCGATTCGGGTCGGCTGGCGGTTGAGGTCGAGGCGTACGACGAAGATGGTGTCCCCATCGATGGGATCGCGGCGCAGGCAACGATCTACGACCCAGAGGGACGGGCGAGCGAAGTCTCACTAGCGCAGGTCGGCCCGGGCGCGTACGAAGCAACCGTGCCAACCGGCGGGCCCGGCTCATACGTGGTGGTCGTCCGACCAACACGTGGGAACAATCCACTACCACCGATGCTCGCGGGCGTGCCGATCTCCGGCGGCCGTGAGTATCGAAGCCTCGCAACTGATACCCCCTTGTTGCGAGCGATTGCCGAAGCGACGGGCGGCCGCGTATTGAGCTTCAGCGATGCTCAGCGCGTGTTCGATCGCGCCGACGTGAGTCCCAGCGAATCTCGATCGCCCTTGTGGAGGATTGCCCTGGGGTGGGCGATGGTGGTGCTGGTCCTGGACATCGGCACTCGCCGCGTGGCGTGGGATCGCCTGCTCAGCAGCGCCTTCGGGGCTGACTGGCTGCGCGCGACGGCCACGCTGCGCAGCCAGGGTAGGGCCGCGGGCCAATCGATCGGCGCTCTGCGGACGCAGACGGGAGCCAAGGCCAACGATCGTCTGCGGCGAACCCGACCATCCGACGTTGATGTTTCTGCAACAGAGGCCGATGCGCAGCGGTCGGCCCACGAAGCCCAGCAGCGAATCCTCCGGGCGCGCGCCGAGAGGACGGCCGCTTCCGCGTCGGAAACACCGCCACCAGCCGGAGCCAGGCCCTCGAAGGTCGATCAGCCAGCGAAGCCGGCCAAGGCCGAGAGCGACGAACCTTCCGAGAGTGGCTTGCTCGCGGCCAAACGCCGGGCCCGTGAACGGTTCGAAGGCGACTGA
- the tsf gene encoding translation elongation factor Ts, with product MAQVEVSAKDVMKLRQKTGLSMMECKKALTEAGGDQDAAEELLRKKLKGKMETRTDRAAGEGRIGVAIDGDKAAIVELRAETDFTAKNEKFVQMTQDIAKAAKDAPAGDVSLPESAAGTLDEIRITTGENISFARGKALHGGKFASYIHHDGKTGVLLQAEGDVDEATMKDICMHIVAAVPTPAGVNPDDVPQDLIEKERKFRLEQAMESGKPQEIAEKMVEGGMRKFFETVALVEQPFVKDPSTKIKDLVGSKGKLVHFERWVVGETAQD from the coding sequence ATGGCACAAGTCGAAGTGAGCGCAAAGGACGTCATGAAGCTGCGTCAGAAGACGGGCCTCTCGATGATGGAGTGCAAGAAGGCACTCACCGAAGCGGGCGGCGATCAGGACGCCGCCGAGGAACTGCTGCGCAAGAAGCTCAAGGGCAAGATGGAGACCCGCACCGATCGCGCCGCGGGCGAGGGCCGCATCGGCGTGGCCATCGACGGCGACAAGGCAGCCATCGTCGAACTGCGGGCCGAGACGGACTTCACCGCCAAGAACGAGAAGTTCGTGCAGATGACCCAGGACATCGCCAAGGCCGCCAAGGACGCGCCCGCGGGTGATGTCTCGCTGCCCGAGTCGGCCGCCGGCACGCTTGATGAGATCCGCATCACCACTGGCGAAAACATCAGCTTCGCCCGCGGCAAGGCCCTCCATGGCGGTAAGTTCGCCTCGTACATCCATCACGATGGCAAGACGGGCGTGCTGCTGCAGGCAGAGGGCGACGTCGACGAAGCCACCATGAAGGACATCTGCATGCACATCGTCGCGGCGGTGCCCACCCCCGCGGGCGTGAACCCCGACGACGTGCCCCAGGACCTGATCGAGAAGGAGCGCAAGTTCCGACTCGAGCAGGCGATGGAGAGCGGCAAGCCCCAGGAAATCGCCGAGAAGATGGTCGAAGGCGGCATGCGGAAGTTCTTCGAGACCGTGGCCCTGGTCGAGCAGCCCTTCGTGAAGGACCCGAGCACCAAGATCAAGGATCTGGTGGGTTCCAAGGGCAAGCTCGTGCACTTCGAGCGCTGGGTCGTGGGCGAAACCGCCCAAGACTGA